The following proteins are co-located in the Paralichthys olivaceus isolate ysfri-2021 chromosome 10, ASM2471397v2, whole genome shotgun sequence genome:
- the acvr2aa gene encoding activin receptor type-2A isoform X1 has protein sequence MGPESKLFLSVFLISCSSGAILGRSETKKCVHYNYSPSSSSSSSSEFNISRVITCSGEKDKRLHCFATWKNISGAVKVVKQGCWLDDVNCYNRTECVEKKDGPEVFFCCCDGILCNDKFFYSPNISWPPTTNKPVTSPPPLLSTLMYSLVPIMAVTAIVLFSFWMYRHHKLAYPPVLVPTQHAFHIMIEDSGPLPPSPIVGHKPLQLLEIKSRGSFGCVWKAQLLSEYVAVKIFQIQDKQSWQNELEIYNMNGMRHENLLHFIGAERRGSHMITELWLITAFHDKGSLTDYLKANVLSWSELCLIAQSMSRGLAYLHQDIPGHKDGHKRAIAHRDFKSKNVLLKSDLSACIADFGLALRFEAGKSPGNTHGQVGTRRYMAPEVLEGAINFQRDTFLRIDMYAVGLVLWELASRCKAADGPVDEYMLPFEEEVGQHPTLEDIQDVVVHNKQRPMLRECWKNHAGLALLCETIEECWDHEAEARLSAGCVEERIVQMQRQTNATAPEEIVTVVTMVTNVDYLPKESSL, from the exons ATGGGACCAGAGAGCAAACTGTTCCTCAGTGTTTTCCTCATCTCCTGCTCCTCAG GTGCCATTCTCGGTCGCTCAGAGACTAAGAAGTGTGTCCACTACAACTACagtccttcttcttcctcctcctcttcctcggaGTTCAACATCAGCAGAGTGATAACCTGCTCTGGGGAAAAAGATAAGAGGTTGCACTGCTTCGCCACCTGGAAGAACATCTCTGGAGCTGTGAAGGTGGTGAAGCAGGGCTGCTGGCTGGATGACGTCAATTGTTATAACAG GACCGAGTGTGTGGAAAAGAAAGATGGTCCTGAAGTCTTCTTCTGCTGTTGTGACGGCATTTTGTGTAACGACAAGTTCTTCTATAGCCCCAACATCAGCTGGCCACCCA CGACGAACAAACCAGTGACGTCTCCACCTCCATTGCTGTCCACACTCATGTACTCACTGGTTCCAATCATGGCCGTCACCGCCATTGTCCTCTTTTCCTTTTGGATGTACCGGCACCACAAGCTGGCCTACCCACCTGTACTAGTgcccacacag CACGCCTTTCACATAATGATAGAG GACTCTGGACCCCTCCCCCCATCCCCCATCGTTGGTCACAAGCCCCTGCAGTTACTGGAGATCAAATCCAGGGGGAGTTTTGGCTGCGTGTGGAAGGCTCAGCTGCTCAGTGAATATGTGGCTGTCAAAATCTTCCAAATACAG GACAAACAGTCATGGCAGAACGAGTTGGAGATCTACAACATGAATGGGATGAGACATGAAAACCTGCTGCACTTCATCGGcgctgagaggagaggaagtcaCATGATCACAGAGCTGTGGCTTATCACCGCCTTCCATGACAAG GGTTCTCTAACCGACTACCTGAAGGCAAACGTTCTCTCCTGGTCTGAGCTGTGTCTCATCGCTCAGTCCATGTCCAGAGGTCTCGCCTACCTGCACCAAGACATACCTGGACACAAGGACGGACACAAGCGGGCCATTGCACACAG GGACTTTAAGAGTAAGAACGTTCTGCTGAAGTCCGACCTGAGTGCCTGCATCGCTGACTTCGGCCTTGCTCTCAGGTTTGAGGCAGGAAAGTCTCCAGGAAACACCCACGGACAG gtGGGGACAAGGAGGTACATGGCCCCTGAGGTCCTGGAGGGGGCGATCAACTTCCAGAGAGACACCTTCCTCAGGATCGACATGTACGCTGTCGGTCTGGTGCTGTGGGAGCTCGCCTCTCGCTGCAAGGCTGCTGAcg GTCCAGTGGATGAGTACATGCTGCCAtttgaggaggaggtggggcaACATCCAACTCTGGAGGACATACAGGATGTTGTCGTCCACAATAAGCAGAGACCGATGCTCAGAGAGTGCTGGAAGAACCATGCT GGTCTTGCGTTACTGTGTGAGACCATCGAGGAATGCTGGGACCATGAGGCTGAGGCTCGGCTGTCGGCCGGCTGCGTGGAGGAGCGAATCGTGCAGATGCAGCGACAGACGAATGCCACGGCGCCCGAGGAGATTGTCACAgttgtcaccatggtaaccaacGTGGACTACTTGCCTAAAGAGTCAAGCCTATGA
- the acvr2aa gene encoding activin receptor type-2A isoform X4, which translates to MDSVSFSGAILGRSETKKCVHYNYSPSSSSSSSSEFNISRVITCSGEKDKRLHCFATWKNISGAVKVVKQGCWLDDVNCYNRTECVEKKDGPEVFFCCCDGILCNDKFFYSPNISWPPTTNKPVTSPPPLLSTLMYSLVPIMAVTAIVLFSFWMYRHHKLAYPPVLVPTQDSGPLPPSPIVGHKPLQLLEIKSRGSFGCVWKAQLLSEYVAVKIFQIQDKQSWQNELEIYNMNGMRHENLLHFIGAERRGSHMITELWLITAFHDKGSLTDYLKANVLSWSELCLIAQSMSRGLAYLHQDIPGHKDGHKRAIAHRDFKSKNVLLKSDLSACIADFGLALRFEAGKSPGNTHGQVGTRRYMAPEVLEGAINFQRDTFLRIDMYAVGLVLWELASRCKAADGPVDEYMLPFEEEVGQHPTLEDIQDVVVHNKQRPMLRECWKNHAGLALLCETIEECWDHEAEARLSAGCVEERIVQMQRQTNATAPEEIVTVVTMVTNVDYLPKESSL; encoded by the exons ATGGACTCTGTCTCCTTCTCAGGTGCCATTCTCGGTCGCTCAGAGACTAAGAAGTGTGTCCACTACAACTACagtccttcttcttcctcctcctcttcctcggaGTTCAACATCAGCAGAGTGATAACCTGCTCTGGGGAAAAAGATAAGAGGTTGCACTGCTTCGCCACCTGGAAGAACATCTCTGGAGCTGTGAAGGTGGTGAAGCAGGGCTGCTGGCTGGATGACGTCAATTGTTATAACAG GACCGAGTGTGTGGAAAAGAAAGATGGTCCTGAAGTCTTCTTCTGCTGTTGTGACGGCATTTTGTGTAACGACAAGTTCTTCTATAGCCCCAACATCAGCTGGCCACCCA CGACGAACAAACCAGTGACGTCTCCACCTCCATTGCTGTCCACACTCATGTACTCACTGGTTCCAATCATGGCCGTCACCGCCATTGTCCTCTTTTCCTTTTGGATGTACCGGCACCACAAGCTGGCCTACCCACCTGTACTAGTgcccacacag GACTCTGGACCCCTCCCCCCATCCCCCATCGTTGGTCACAAGCCCCTGCAGTTACTGGAGATCAAATCCAGGGGGAGTTTTGGCTGCGTGTGGAAGGCTCAGCTGCTCAGTGAATATGTGGCTGTCAAAATCTTCCAAATACAG GACAAACAGTCATGGCAGAACGAGTTGGAGATCTACAACATGAATGGGATGAGACATGAAAACCTGCTGCACTTCATCGGcgctgagaggagaggaagtcaCATGATCACAGAGCTGTGGCTTATCACCGCCTTCCATGACAAG GGTTCTCTAACCGACTACCTGAAGGCAAACGTTCTCTCCTGGTCTGAGCTGTGTCTCATCGCTCAGTCCATGTCCAGAGGTCTCGCCTACCTGCACCAAGACATACCTGGACACAAGGACGGACACAAGCGGGCCATTGCACACAG GGACTTTAAGAGTAAGAACGTTCTGCTGAAGTCCGACCTGAGTGCCTGCATCGCTGACTTCGGCCTTGCTCTCAGGTTTGAGGCAGGAAAGTCTCCAGGAAACACCCACGGACAG gtGGGGACAAGGAGGTACATGGCCCCTGAGGTCCTGGAGGGGGCGATCAACTTCCAGAGAGACACCTTCCTCAGGATCGACATGTACGCTGTCGGTCTGGTGCTGTGGGAGCTCGCCTCTCGCTGCAAGGCTGCTGAcg GTCCAGTGGATGAGTACATGCTGCCAtttgaggaggaggtggggcaACATCCAACTCTGGAGGACATACAGGATGTTGTCGTCCACAATAAGCAGAGACCGATGCTCAGAGAGTGCTGGAAGAACCATGCT GGTCTTGCGTTACTGTGTGAGACCATCGAGGAATGCTGGGACCATGAGGCTGAGGCTCGGCTGTCGGCCGGCTGCGTGGAGGAGCGAATCGTGCAGATGCAGCGACAGACGAATGCCACGGCGCCCGAGGAGATTGTCACAgttgtcaccatggtaaccaacGTGGACTACTTGCCTAAAGAGTCAAGCCTATGA
- the epc2 gene encoding enhancer of polycomb homolog 2 isoform X2: MSKLSFRARALDAVKPLPVYRHRDLPDLSDCVSINRAVPQMPTGMEKEEELEHHLQRAISAQQVFRDKKENMVIPVPEAESNNTYYDRLYRGDVKVPKQLIHIQPLSLDLEEPDYDLDSEDETLMNRLNRKMEIRPLQFETMVDRLEKASTHQLVSLSEAKLLLNEDDYLLKSVYDYWLRKRRNCRGPSLIPHIKQEKRDGSTNNDAYVAFRRRTEKMQTRKNRKNDEASYEKMLRLRREFSRTVSILEMIKRREKSKRELLHLTLEVVERRYQMGDFSGDILREISLPLVEKPVYSTPVTLTNGNRHKTDAKIKVQKKQESVREEFPIDLLRPKKKNVRRDRFCPSQRRLTRLPGPYTVNQADIKQYDFHSSGEDDGPPPPLSPPSSPDEENNPDGLFVFRRKAGCHYLLPHPEQTGRDDYPELLPPCVRHSLTELSLPPHWTGLGRRRIGRGGRIVLDRASSLLDPVLKQLDSRTSLHRDLVPLDRKPPLSIGSAPPSLTEVLNNIQNLRRFCFRPRPCHDQREGVTLDDSRLTCRLTSACGGITEEQYHSHQQQLVQMQRQQLEQNNTASYRHTAHNTTQATRSCDSSSKTLDSASAQFAASAVISAPPSNISAPPSHVSTEIKPYRTSVNGVHPLGPSRPPYSSSSSLNRSGLSARRSSSSSHQSFPNARSQVGGVSPAHPHPARPPAPPTSALKIAASLDRVPKVSTGRDSNESERRLNGLSETTLPMEVT; this comes from the exons ATGAGTAAACTCTCGTTCCGGGCGCGAGCGCTGGACGCCGTCAAACCGCTGCCGGTTTATCGCCACAGGGACTTACCGGACCTGAGCGACTGCGTGTCCATCAACCGGGCGGTGCCGCAGATGCCCACCGGcatggagaaggaggaagagctg GAGCACCACCTGCAGAGGGCGATCTCTGCTCAGCAGGTGTTCAGGGACAAGAAGGAGAACATGGTGATTCCTGTTCCTGAAGCTGAAAGTAACAACACGTACTATGATCGACTGTATAGAGGAGACGTCAAAGTTCCTAAACAGCTGATCCACATCCAGC ctcTGTCTCTGGACCTGGAGGAACCTGACTATGACCTGGACTCTGAGGACGAGACGCTGATGAACAGACTGAACAGAAAGATGGAGATCAGACCTCTGCAGTTTGAAACTATGGTGGACCGACTGGAGAAGGCCAGTACTCATCAG CTGGTGTCTCTGTCGGAAgcaaagctgctgctgaacGAGGATGACTACCTGTTGAAGTCTGTCTACGATTACTggttgaggaagaggaggaactgTCGAGGTCCGTCACTGATTCCTCACATaaaacaggagaaaagagaCGGATCCACCAACAACGATGCATACGTGGCGTTCAGACGCAGGACTGAGAAGATGCAGACCAGGAAG AATCGTAAGAATGATGAGGCGTCGTACGAGAAGATGCTGAGGCTGAGGAGAGAATTCAGTCGCACCGTCTCCATCCTGGAGATGatcaagaggagagaaaagtcCAAGAGAGAGCTGCTGCACCTCACcctggaggtggtggagaggag GTATCAGATGGGAGACTTCAGTGGAGACATCCTCCGAGAGATTTCACTCCCTCTGGTGGAGAAACCAGTGTACAGCACTCCAGTGACTCTGACCAATgggaacagacacaaaactgacgCCAAGATAAAG GTGCAGAAGAAGCAGGAGTCTGTCAGAGAAGAGTTTCCCATCGACCTGCTCagaccaaagaagaagaacgtCAGACGGGACAGATTCTGTCCCTCGCAGAGACGTCTCACTCGACTTCCCGGTCCCTACACCGTCAACCAGGCCGACATCAAACAGTACGACTTCCACAGCTCAGGAGAAGACGACggtccaccaccaccacta TCGCCTCCGTCCTCGCCTGATGAAGAGAATAATCCTGATGGACTTTTTGTCTTCAGGAGAAAAGCAGGATGTCATTATCTCCTT CCTCATCCggagcagacaggcagagacGATTATCCAGAGCTCCTCCCTCCGTGTGTACGTCACTCTCTGACAGAACTGTCACTGCCTCCTCATTGGACGGGACTGGGCCGTCGCAGGATTGGACGAGGGGGCAG GATCGTTCTGGACCGAGCCTCGTCACTTTTAGACCCGGTCCTGAAGCAGCTGGACTCCAGAACGAGTCTCCACAGAGACCTAGTACCACTGGACCGGAAACCTCCCCTGAGCATAGGATCTGCCCCCCCCTCGCTGACTGAAGTCCTTAACAACATTCAGAACCTGAGGAGGTTCTGCTTCAGACCCCGACCCTGTCACGACCAGAGGGAAGGAGTCACGCTGGACGACAGCAGACTCACCTGTCGCCTGACATCTGcctgtg GAGGCATCACGGAGGAGCAGTACCACAGTCATCAACAACAGCTGGTCCAGATGCAGAGACAACAGCtggaacaaaacaacacagcttcatacagacacactgcacacaacacaacacag GCGACTCGATCATGTGACTCCAGTTCAAAGACTCTGGATTCTGCGAGCGCTCAGTTTGCAGCGTCGGCTGTGATCAGTGCTCCGCCTTCTAACATCAGTGCTCCGCCTTCTCACGTCAGCACTGAGATCAAACCCTACAGGACCAGTGTGAATGGAGTCCATCCTTTAG GTCCTTCCAGGCCTCCGtactcttcctcctcgtctctcaACAGGTCAGGGCTGTCAGCTCGacggtcctcctcctcctcccatcagTCCTTTCCCAACGCAAGGAGCCAGGTGGGGGGAGTCTCTCCTGCACACCCCCACCCTGCTCGACCCCCTGCCCCGCCAACCTCTGCCTTAAAAATCGCCGCCAGCCTGGACAGAGTTCCCAAAGTGTCCACTGGCAG AGACTCAAACGAATCGGAGAGACGTCTGAACGGTTTGTCGGAGACAACGCTGCCCATGGAGGTCACATGA
- the acvr2aa gene encoding activin receptor type-2A isoform X2, with product MGPESKLFLSVFLISCSSGAILGRSETKKCVHYNYSPSSSSSSSSEFNISRVITCSGEKDKRLHCFATWKNISGAVKVVKQGCWLDDVNCYNRTECVEKKDGPEVFFCCCDGILCNDKFFYSPNISWPPTTNKPVTSPPPLLSTLMYSLVPIMAVTAIVLFSFWMYRHHKLAYPPVLVPTQDSGPLPPSPIVGHKPLQLLEIKSRGSFGCVWKAQLLSEYVAVKIFQIQDKQSWQNELEIYNMNGMRHENLLHFIGAERRGSHMITELWLITAFHDKGSLTDYLKANVLSWSELCLIAQSMSRGLAYLHQDIPGHKDGHKRAIAHRDFKSKNVLLKSDLSACIADFGLALRFEAGKSPGNTHGQVGTRRYMAPEVLEGAINFQRDTFLRIDMYAVGLVLWELASRCKAADGPVDEYMLPFEEEVGQHPTLEDIQDVVVHNKQRPMLRECWKNHAGLALLCETIEECWDHEAEARLSAGCVEERIVQMQRQTNATAPEEIVTVVTMVTNVDYLPKESSL from the exons ATGGGACCAGAGAGCAAACTGTTCCTCAGTGTTTTCCTCATCTCCTGCTCCTCAG GTGCCATTCTCGGTCGCTCAGAGACTAAGAAGTGTGTCCACTACAACTACagtccttcttcttcctcctcctcttcctcggaGTTCAACATCAGCAGAGTGATAACCTGCTCTGGGGAAAAAGATAAGAGGTTGCACTGCTTCGCCACCTGGAAGAACATCTCTGGAGCTGTGAAGGTGGTGAAGCAGGGCTGCTGGCTGGATGACGTCAATTGTTATAACAG GACCGAGTGTGTGGAAAAGAAAGATGGTCCTGAAGTCTTCTTCTGCTGTTGTGACGGCATTTTGTGTAACGACAAGTTCTTCTATAGCCCCAACATCAGCTGGCCACCCA CGACGAACAAACCAGTGACGTCTCCACCTCCATTGCTGTCCACACTCATGTACTCACTGGTTCCAATCATGGCCGTCACCGCCATTGTCCTCTTTTCCTTTTGGATGTACCGGCACCACAAGCTGGCCTACCCACCTGTACTAGTgcccacacag GACTCTGGACCCCTCCCCCCATCCCCCATCGTTGGTCACAAGCCCCTGCAGTTACTGGAGATCAAATCCAGGGGGAGTTTTGGCTGCGTGTGGAAGGCTCAGCTGCTCAGTGAATATGTGGCTGTCAAAATCTTCCAAATACAG GACAAACAGTCATGGCAGAACGAGTTGGAGATCTACAACATGAATGGGATGAGACATGAAAACCTGCTGCACTTCATCGGcgctgagaggagaggaagtcaCATGATCACAGAGCTGTGGCTTATCACCGCCTTCCATGACAAG GGTTCTCTAACCGACTACCTGAAGGCAAACGTTCTCTCCTGGTCTGAGCTGTGTCTCATCGCTCAGTCCATGTCCAGAGGTCTCGCCTACCTGCACCAAGACATACCTGGACACAAGGACGGACACAAGCGGGCCATTGCACACAG GGACTTTAAGAGTAAGAACGTTCTGCTGAAGTCCGACCTGAGTGCCTGCATCGCTGACTTCGGCCTTGCTCTCAGGTTTGAGGCAGGAAAGTCTCCAGGAAACACCCACGGACAG gtGGGGACAAGGAGGTACATGGCCCCTGAGGTCCTGGAGGGGGCGATCAACTTCCAGAGAGACACCTTCCTCAGGATCGACATGTACGCTGTCGGTCTGGTGCTGTGGGAGCTCGCCTCTCGCTGCAAGGCTGCTGAcg GTCCAGTGGATGAGTACATGCTGCCAtttgaggaggaggtggggcaACATCCAACTCTGGAGGACATACAGGATGTTGTCGTCCACAATAAGCAGAGACCGATGCTCAGAGAGTGCTGGAAGAACCATGCT GGTCTTGCGTTACTGTGTGAGACCATCGAGGAATGCTGGGACCATGAGGCTGAGGCTCGGCTGTCGGCCGGCTGCGTGGAGGAGCGAATCGTGCAGATGCAGCGACAGACGAATGCCACGGCGCCCGAGGAGATTGTCACAgttgtcaccatggtaaccaacGTGGACTACTTGCCTAAAGAGTCAAGCCTATGA
- the epc2 gene encoding enhancer of polycomb homolog 2 isoform X1, which translates to MSKLSFRARALDAVKPLPVYRHRDLPDLSDCVSINRAVPQMPTGMEKEEELEHHLQRAISAQQVFRDKKENMVIPVPEAESNNTYYDRLYRGDVKVPKQLIHIQPLSLDLEEPDYDLDSEDETLMNRLNRKMEIRPLQFETMVDRLEKASTHQLVSLSEAKLLLNEDDYLLKSVYDYWLRKRRNCRGPSLIPHIKQEKRDGSTNNDAYVAFRRRTEKMQTRKNRKNDEASYEKMLRLRREFSRTVSILEMIKRREKSKRELLHLTLEVVERRYQMGDFSGDILREISLPLVEKPVYSTPVTLTNGNRHKTDAKIKVQKKQESVREEFPIDLLRPKKKNVRRDRFCPSQRRLTRLPGPYTVNQADIKQYDFHSSGEDDGPPPPLSPPSSPDEENNPDGLFVFRRKAGCHYLLPHPEQTGRDDYPELLPPCVRHSLTELSLPPHWTGLGRRRIGRGGRIVLDRASSLLDPVLKQLDSRTSLHRDLVPLDRKPPLSIGSAPPSLTEVLNNIQNLRRFCFRPRPCHDQREGVTLDDSRLTCRLTSACAGGITEEQYHSHQQQLVQMQRQQLEQNNTASYRHTAHNTTQATRSCDSSSKTLDSASAQFAASAVISAPPSNISAPPSHVSTEIKPYRTSVNGVHPLGPSRPPYSSSSSLNRSGLSARRSSSSSHQSFPNARSQVGGVSPAHPHPARPPAPPTSALKIAASLDRVPKVSTGRDSNESERRLNGLSETTLPMEVT; encoded by the exons ATGAGTAAACTCTCGTTCCGGGCGCGAGCGCTGGACGCCGTCAAACCGCTGCCGGTTTATCGCCACAGGGACTTACCGGACCTGAGCGACTGCGTGTCCATCAACCGGGCGGTGCCGCAGATGCCCACCGGcatggagaaggaggaagagctg GAGCACCACCTGCAGAGGGCGATCTCTGCTCAGCAGGTGTTCAGGGACAAGAAGGAGAACATGGTGATTCCTGTTCCTGAAGCTGAAAGTAACAACACGTACTATGATCGACTGTATAGAGGAGACGTCAAAGTTCCTAAACAGCTGATCCACATCCAGC ctcTGTCTCTGGACCTGGAGGAACCTGACTATGACCTGGACTCTGAGGACGAGACGCTGATGAACAGACTGAACAGAAAGATGGAGATCAGACCTCTGCAGTTTGAAACTATGGTGGACCGACTGGAGAAGGCCAGTACTCATCAG CTGGTGTCTCTGTCGGAAgcaaagctgctgctgaacGAGGATGACTACCTGTTGAAGTCTGTCTACGATTACTggttgaggaagaggaggaactgTCGAGGTCCGTCACTGATTCCTCACATaaaacaggagaaaagagaCGGATCCACCAACAACGATGCATACGTGGCGTTCAGACGCAGGACTGAGAAGATGCAGACCAGGAAG AATCGTAAGAATGATGAGGCGTCGTACGAGAAGATGCTGAGGCTGAGGAGAGAATTCAGTCGCACCGTCTCCATCCTGGAGATGatcaagaggagagaaaagtcCAAGAGAGAGCTGCTGCACCTCACcctggaggtggtggagaggag GTATCAGATGGGAGACTTCAGTGGAGACATCCTCCGAGAGATTTCACTCCCTCTGGTGGAGAAACCAGTGTACAGCACTCCAGTGACTCTGACCAATgggaacagacacaaaactgacgCCAAGATAAAG GTGCAGAAGAAGCAGGAGTCTGTCAGAGAAGAGTTTCCCATCGACCTGCTCagaccaaagaagaagaacgtCAGACGGGACAGATTCTGTCCCTCGCAGAGACGTCTCACTCGACTTCCCGGTCCCTACACCGTCAACCAGGCCGACATCAAACAGTACGACTTCCACAGCTCAGGAGAAGACGACggtccaccaccaccacta TCGCCTCCGTCCTCGCCTGATGAAGAGAATAATCCTGATGGACTTTTTGTCTTCAGGAGAAAAGCAGGATGTCATTATCTCCTT CCTCATCCggagcagacaggcagagacGATTATCCAGAGCTCCTCCCTCCGTGTGTACGTCACTCTCTGACAGAACTGTCACTGCCTCCTCATTGGACGGGACTGGGCCGTCGCAGGATTGGACGAGGGGGCAG GATCGTTCTGGACCGAGCCTCGTCACTTTTAGACCCGGTCCTGAAGCAGCTGGACTCCAGAACGAGTCTCCACAGAGACCTAGTACCACTGGACCGGAAACCTCCCCTGAGCATAGGATCTGCCCCCCCCTCGCTGACTGAAGTCCTTAACAACATTCAGAACCTGAGGAGGTTCTGCTTCAGACCCCGACCCTGTCACGACCAGAGGGAAGGAGTCACGCTGGACGACAGCAGACTCACCTGTCGCCTGACATCTGcctgtg CAGGAGGCATCACGGAGGAGCAGTACCACAGTCATCAACAACAGCTGGTCCAGATGCAGAGACAACAGCtggaacaaaacaacacagcttcatacagacacactgcacacaacacaacacag GCGACTCGATCATGTGACTCCAGTTCAAAGACTCTGGATTCTGCGAGCGCTCAGTTTGCAGCGTCGGCTGTGATCAGTGCTCCGCCTTCTAACATCAGTGCTCCGCCTTCTCACGTCAGCACTGAGATCAAACCCTACAGGACCAGTGTGAATGGAGTCCATCCTTTAG GTCCTTCCAGGCCTCCGtactcttcctcctcgtctctcaACAGGTCAGGGCTGTCAGCTCGacggtcctcctcctcctcccatcagTCCTTTCCCAACGCAAGGAGCCAGGTGGGGGGAGTCTCTCCTGCACACCCCCACCCTGCTCGACCCCCTGCCCCGCCAACCTCTGCCTTAAAAATCGCCGCCAGCCTGGACAGAGTTCCCAAAGTGTCCACTGGCAG AGACTCAAACGAATCGGAGAGACGTCTGAACGGTTTGTCGGAGACAACGCTGCCCATGGAGGTCACATGA
- the acvr2aa gene encoding activin receptor type-2A isoform X3 produces MDSVSFSGAILGRSETKKCVHYNYSPSSSSSSSSEFNISRVITCSGEKDKRLHCFATWKNISGAVKVVKQGCWLDDVNCYNRTECVEKKDGPEVFFCCCDGILCNDKFFYSPNISWPPTTNKPVTSPPPLLSTLMYSLVPIMAVTAIVLFSFWMYRHHKLAYPPVLVPTQHAFHIMIEDSGPLPPSPIVGHKPLQLLEIKSRGSFGCVWKAQLLSEYVAVKIFQIQDKQSWQNELEIYNMNGMRHENLLHFIGAERRGSHMITELWLITAFHDKGSLTDYLKANVLSWSELCLIAQSMSRGLAYLHQDIPGHKDGHKRAIAHRDFKSKNVLLKSDLSACIADFGLALRFEAGKSPGNTHGQVGTRRYMAPEVLEGAINFQRDTFLRIDMYAVGLVLWELASRCKAADGPVDEYMLPFEEEVGQHPTLEDIQDVVVHNKQRPMLRECWKNHAGLALLCETIEECWDHEAEARLSAGCVEERIVQMQRQTNATAPEEIVTVVTMVTNVDYLPKESSL; encoded by the exons ATGGACTCTGTCTCCTTCTCAGGTGCCATTCTCGGTCGCTCAGAGACTAAGAAGTGTGTCCACTACAACTACagtccttcttcttcctcctcctcttcctcggaGTTCAACATCAGCAGAGTGATAACCTGCTCTGGGGAAAAAGATAAGAGGTTGCACTGCTTCGCCACCTGGAAGAACATCTCTGGAGCTGTGAAGGTGGTGAAGCAGGGCTGCTGGCTGGATGACGTCAATTGTTATAACAG GACCGAGTGTGTGGAAAAGAAAGATGGTCCTGAAGTCTTCTTCTGCTGTTGTGACGGCATTTTGTGTAACGACAAGTTCTTCTATAGCCCCAACATCAGCTGGCCACCCA CGACGAACAAACCAGTGACGTCTCCACCTCCATTGCTGTCCACACTCATGTACTCACTGGTTCCAATCATGGCCGTCACCGCCATTGTCCTCTTTTCCTTTTGGATGTACCGGCACCACAAGCTGGCCTACCCACCTGTACTAGTgcccacacag CACGCCTTTCACATAATGATAGAG GACTCTGGACCCCTCCCCCCATCCCCCATCGTTGGTCACAAGCCCCTGCAGTTACTGGAGATCAAATCCAGGGGGAGTTTTGGCTGCGTGTGGAAGGCTCAGCTGCTCAGTGAATATGTGGCTGTCAAAATCTTCCAAATACAG GACAAACAGTCATGGCAGAACGAGTTGGAGATCTACAACATGAATGGGATGAGACATGAAAACCTGCTGCACTTCATCGGcgctgagaggagaggaagtcaCATGATCACAGAGCTGTGGCTTATCACCGCCTTCCATGACAAG GGTTCTCTAACCGACTACCTGAAGGCAAACGTTCTCTCCTGGTCTGAGCTGTGTCTCATCGCTCAGTCCATGTCCAGAGGTCTCGCCTACCTGCACCAAGACATACCTGGACACAAGGACGGACACAAGCGGGCCATTGCACACAG GGACTTTAAGAGTAAGAACGTTCTGCTGAAGTCCGACCTGAGTGCCTGCATCGCTGACTTCGGCCTTGCTCTCAGGTTTGAGGCAGGAAAGTCTCCAGGAAACACCCACGGACAG gtGGGGACAAGGAGGTACATGGCCCCTGAGGTCCTGGAGGGGGCGATCAACTTCCAGAGAGACACCTTCCTCAGGATCGACATGTACGCTGTCGGTCTGGTGCTGTGGGAGCTCGCCTCTCGCTGCAAGGCTGCTGAcg GTCCAGTGGATGAGTACATGCTGCCAtttgaggaggaggtggggcaACATCCAACTCTGGAGGACATACAGGATGTTGTCGTCCACAATAAGCAGAGACCGATGCTCAGAGAGTGCTGGAAGAACCATGCT GGTCTTGCGTTACTGTGTGAGACCATCGAGGAATGCTGGGACCATGAGGCTGAGGCTCGGCTGTCGGCCGGCTGCGTGGAGGAGCGAATCGTGCAGATGCAGCGACAGACGAATGCCACGGCGCCCGAGGAGATTGTCACAgttgtcaccatggtaaccaacGTGGACTACTTGCCTAAAGAGTCAAGCCTATGA